The DNA region CCGAACACAATGTGTTCGACGGCCATAAATCGAAGATTTGGGGGTTGACAAAATTCATTCTGAATTTCGAGAACCCCAAATTTTTGTTAACAAAAATTTGGAGGAATTGTAATGTCGTTATCACATGCAATACTGGGCCTTTTAACTTACAGGCCAATGTCTGGTTATGGTCTAAAGAAAATATTTGATAAATCAATATCTCATGTATGGGCAGCCAGTTTGAGTCAAATTTACAGGGAATTATCAGCTTTAGAAAAAAAAAGATATGTAAAATCAACTATTAAAAAGCAGGAAGATCGGCCGGATAAGAAAATATATAATATAACTGAAGATGGTAAAAATGCATTTCAAGAGTGGCTAAAGGATTTCTCAGGAACTTTTTCGTCCACAAAAAGGGATGAATTCATGCTCAAAATTTTCTTCGGGTCAAAATTAGAAAAAGAACAGTTAATAACAGAATTTAATCAATTTATTTTGCAAAAAAAAGAATATCTAAAATCATTGAAAGAGATAGAAAAGAATTTTGGTAGATACCGCCATGAGTTTACAGTAGATATCCCTGAAAAAGAAGAGATTTTCTGGAATTTTACCATTAAAAGAGGCATAATGAATTTAGAAACTGCTATAAAATGGGCTGAAGGATGTATTGTGGAATTAGAAAAGATTAAAGATTAATATGGGGGGAATAAGAAATGAAAACTAAAATATTTTACTTCACTGGAACTGGTAACTCATTATCTGTGGCAAGAGATATTGTTAATAAACTTGAAGATGCAGAACTTGTTTCAATTCCAGCAGTTATTGATGGAAATATTGAAGCCAATGCTCCAGTTATTGGAATTGTTTTCCCAGTTTATATGTGGGGAATGCCCAATATGGTCGCTGATTTTGTTCAGAAACTTAAAATAAGCAGTGATCAATATATTTTTGCTGTAACCACATGTGCAGGTCAGCCGGGTGAAACACTGGTTCAGCTGCAAAAGATGCTTCAAAAGAAAGGTACAGAGTTACATGCGGGTTTTGCAGTTAGGGAAACTGCTAATACGATTCAGGAAGACAATATTTTCATTAAAATGGCCATGTTAATTGAAAGGAACAGCAAGATAACTAAATCTGGAAAGGAGAGGCTTTCAGAGATGGTAGAAGTTATAACTAATAAAAGGAAACACGAACCTGAAACAAGTTCAGCGCTGCTTAATAAATTTGGTAACTTCGTTTATGGAATGGGAATGA from Methanobacterium bryantii includes:
- a CDS encoding EFR1 family ferrodoxin (N-terminal region resembles flavodoxins. C-terminal ferrodoxin region binds two 4Fe-4S clusters.), yielding MKTKIFYFTGTGNSLSVARDIVNKLEDAELVSIPAVIDGNIEANAPVIGIVFPVYMWGMPNMVADFVQKLKISSDQYIFAVTTCAGQPGETLVQLQKMLQKKGTELHAGFAVRETANTIQEDNIFIKMAMLIERNSKITKSGKERLSEMVEVITNKRKHEPETSSALLNKFGNFVYGMGMSRINTMGKFWADEKCSMCLNCQKICPSNNIEVMSDKPHWNQNCEFCQACVQWCPKEAVHIKNEDPKRRYHNPEIKVNDIMIR
- a CDS encoding PadR family transcriptional regulator → MSLSHAILGLLTYRPMSGYGLKKIFDKSISHVWAASLSQIYRELSALEKKRYVKSTIKKQEDRPDKKIYNITEDGKNAFQEWLKDFSGTFSSTKRDEFMLKIFFGSKLEKEQLITEFNQFILQKKEYLKSLKEIEKNFGRYRHEFTVDIPEKEEIFWNFTIKRGIMNLETAIKWAEGCIVELEKIKD